A genome region from Eremothecium cymbalariae DBVPG#7215 chromosome 4, complete sequence includes the following:
- the CCT6 gene encoding chaperonin-containing T-complex subunit CCT6 (similar to Ashbya gossypii AGL121W), with amino-acid sequence MSVQLLNPKAESLRRDAALKVNVTSAEGLQSVLETNLGPKGTLKMLVDGAGNIKLTKDGKVLLTEMQIQSPTAVMIARAAAAQDEITGDGTTTVVCLVGELMKQAYRYIQEGVHPRTITDGFELARKETLGFLDKFKLVKDGEGDLEREFLLQVARSSLSTKIPAELTEVLTPIVTDAVLSVYNKEDNTLDLYMVELMQMQHLSPRDTTFVRGLVLDHGGRHPEMPSRVENAYVLILNVSLEYEKTEVNSGFFYSSAEQRDKLAASERKFVDEKLKKIINLKDEVCGLDSDKGFVIINQKGIDPMSLDVLAKHGILALRRAKRRNMERLQLVTGGEAQNSVEDLSQSVLGYSGLIYQENIGDEKFTFVTENKDPKSCTILIKGSSHHALAQTKDAVRDGLRAVANVLKDKAVVPGAGSFFIAASDHLKKSNKNKLGAKGKTKTGIEAFAEGLLVVPKTLVKNSGYDALDVLALCQDELDEDESRIVGVDLKAGDSCDPTIEGIWDSYRVIRNAINSANGIASNLLLCDELLRAGRSTLKETPQH; translated from the coding sequence ATGTCAGTTCAGTTGCTGAATCCTAAGGCTGAATCTTTGAGGAGAGATGCTGCATTGAAGGTCAATGTAACTTCGGCAGAAGGTTTGCAATCTGTTTTGGAAACGAATTTAGGTCCTAAGGGCACATTGAAAATGCTCGTTGATGGTGCTGGCAATATTAAATTGACTAAAGATGGTAAAGTTTTGCTAACGGAGATGCAGATCCAATCGCCTACCGCTGTTATGATTGCACGTGCGGCAGCTGCTCAAGATGAGATCACTGGTGATGGTACAACAACGGTTGTATGTCTTGTTGGTGAACTGATGAAACAAGCCTATAGATATATCCAAGAAGGCGTTCATCCTAGAACCATTACAGATGGATTTGAATTGGCTAGAAAAGAAACTCTTGGATTTTTGGACAAGTTCAAATTGGTTAAGGATGGTGAGGGCGATCTGGAACGCGAATTCTTGTTACAAGTTGCGCGATCCTCTTTGTCTACGAAGATTCCAGCGGAGTTAACTGAGGTGTTGACCCCAATTGTCACTGACGCTGTGTTATCCGTTTATAACAAGGAGGACAACACGCTGGATCTATACATGGTCGAGCTTATGCAAATGCAACACCTGTCTCCCAGAGACACGACATTTGTGAGAGGTCTGGTTTTAGATCACGGCGGAAGGCATCCAGAAATGCCCAGTAGAGTTGAAAACGCATACGTTCTCATTTTGAATGTCTCTCTTGAATATGAGAAAACGGAAGTAAACTCGGGCTTTTTTTACAGCTCTGCAGAGCAAAGGGACAAGTTGGCCGCCAGTGAAAGAAAAtttgttgatgagaaaCTGAAGAAAATCATCAACTTGAAAGATGAGGTGTGTGGTCTAGATTCCGATAAGGGTTTTGTCATTATTAATCAAAAAGGAATCGATCCAATGTCCTTGGATGTTTTGGCCAAGCATGGTATTTTGGCTTTGAGAAGAGCTAAGCGACGTAACATGGAAAGATTACAGTTGGTTACTGGTGGTGAGGCTCAAAATTCAGTTGAAGATTTGTCTCAGTCTGTGTTAGGTTACTCAGGGTTGATCTACcaagaaaatattggtgatGAGAAATTCACCTTTGTAACAGAAAATAAAGATCCAAAATCGTGTACTATTTTAATTAAAGGTTCCTCCCATCATGCTTTGGCACAGACTAAGGACGCTGTGAGGGATGGGTTAAGAGCTGTTGCAAATGTCCTAAAGGACAAAGCCGTGGTGCCAGGTGCCGGTTCCTTTTTTATAGCAGCATCAGATCACTTGAAAAAGTctaacaaaaacaaattggGTGCTAAAGGTAAGACTAAGACAGGTATTGAAGCATTTGCTGAGGGATTATTAGTCGTTCCGAAAACCTTAGTTAAAAATTCTGGTTACGATGCATTAGATGTTTTAGCATTATGCCAAGATGAATTGGATGAAGACGAAAGTAGAATAGTTGGTGTGGATTTGAAAGCAGGTGATTCTTGCGACCCAACCATTGAGGGTATTTGGGACTCATACCGCGTTATTAGAAACGCGATAAACAGCGCTAATGGCATCGCAAGTAACTTATTATTATGTGATGAACTGTTGAGAGCTGGTAGATCTACTCTAAAAGAGACTCCTCAACACTGA
- the SLY1 gene encoding syntaxin-binding protein (similar to Ashbya gossypii AGL120W 1-intron): MSLDNEMSLRDRQIAIIERMLMFNTSSASADLNPGLEEQELVWKVLVLDSKSTAIISSIMRVNDLLKSGVTVHSLIKQNRSPLPDVPVIYFVQPTQENIDLIVQDLKNDKYADFYVNFTSSLKREFLEDFARQVSAIGKATKIKQVYDQYLDFVVTESELFSLGMENAYSLINDPRSSEDTITQLCDKIANGLYSVVLTLGSTPIIRAPRGGPAEMVSQKLESKLRDYVISTRTSTGSNINNSLERFVLVILDRNIDLPSMFAHSWVYQCLVFDVFKLARNTITIPSKNEQGQVVNRKMDIEPKDFFWTANAHLPFPDAVENVEAALAGYKAEAEEITRRTGVNNIGDLDPNSQNDTIQIQEAVNKLPQLTARKNIIDTHMNVLAALLRELESKGLDAFFEIEQASDSVKLRQSYLEILEDGRINNLEDKLRTFIIMYLMSHDGLPKDFVQKVEKYFQENNYDTSPLKYIYRFRELLKLSTMPLKNDASVNDNNAGANTNSSQLLSGLSNKLLGLTEGKIQGGVGSLISGIKKLLPDKKAIPVTNALASIMDPMDSSHDSLEVTDDYLYFDPKAVRGTHSQKPKRQYYNKALVFVVGGGNYLEYQNLQEWAHQQGSKKIVYGSTAITTPSAFLQELAQIE, from the exons ATGTCTTTAGATAATGAAATGTCTTTGAGGGACCGGCAGATCG CCATTATAGAAAGGATGTTAATGTTTAACACGAGCTCTGCTTCAGCTGACCTAAATCCAGGGTtagaagaacaagaacttGTTTGGAAAGTTTTAGTGCTAGATTCAAAGAGTACAGCCATTATTTCATCCATTATGCGCGTTAACGACTTACTGAAATCTGGGGTAACTGTACATTCACttattaaacaaaacaGATCTCCACTCCCTGATGTTCctgttatatattttgtacaACCCACTCAGGAGAATATTGATTTGATAGTGCAAGATTTAAAGAATGATAAGTATGCTGATTTCTATGTTAACTTCACTTCGTCGTTAAAAAGGGAGTTTTTGGAGGATTTTGCAAGGCAAGTATCTGCAATAGGGAAAGCCACTAAGATTAAACAGGTTTATgatcaatatttggattttgTAGTCACAGAATCCGAGCTCTTTTCATTGGGCATGGAAAACGCCTACAGTTTGATTAATGATCCTCGATCAAGCGAGGATACGATTACGCAACTGTGTGATAAAATTGCCAATGGATTATACAGTGTTGTGTTAACTCTAGGTTCAACTCCAATTATACGTGCCCCAAGAGGTGGACCAGCCGAGATGGTATCCCAAAAGCTAGAGAGTAAATTACGTGATTATGTTATCAGCACCAGAACTAGCACCGGTTCTAATATAAACAATTCTTTAGAAAGATTTGTGCTGGTTATTTTGGACAGAAATATTGATTTACCATCTATGTTTGCACATTCCTGGGTTTACCAGTGTTTAGTGTTTGACGTTTTTAAATTGGCCAGAAACACTATAACCATACCTTCTAAGAACGAACAAGGTCAAGTTGTAAATAGGAAGATGGATATTGAACCCAAAGACTTTTTCTGGACTGCAAACGCACATTTACCCTTTCCTGACGCTGTTGAAAATGTAGAAGCAGCTTTAGCCGGATATAAGGCTGAAGCAGAGGAGATTACTAGGAGAACAGGAGTCAATAATATCGGCGATTTGGATCCCAATTCCCAAAATGACACAATCCAGATTCAGGAGGCTGTCAATAAATTGCCACAATTAACTGCCAGGAAGAACATCATTGATACACATATGAACGTTTTGGCTGCATTGCTAAGAGAATTGGAAAGTAAAGGTTTAGATGCTTTTTTCGAAATTGAACAGGCAAGTGATTCTGTGAAACTTAGACAGTCTTATTTAGAGATATTGGAAGATGGTAGGATTAATAATTTGGAAGATAAGTTGCGGACCTTTATAATAATGTATTTGATGTCTCACGATGGCCTTCCTAAAGATTTTGTCCAAAAGGTTGAAAAATACTTCCAAGAAAATAATTATGATACCAGTccattgaaatatatttacagATTTAGAGAGTTACTAAAATTGTCTACTATGCCATTGAAAAACGACGCTAGCGtgaatgataataatgcGGGGGCAAACACCAACTCATCTCAGTTGCTCAGTGGTTTATCCAATAAACTACTAGGATTAACTGAGGGCAAGATCCAAGGTGGCGTTGGTTCGTTAATATCTGGCATAAAGAAACTTTTACCAGACAAGAAGGCTATTCCAGTGACCAATGCGCTTGCTTCAATCATGGATCCTATGGATAGTTCTCATGATAGTTTGGAAGTGACTGATGattatttgtattttgatCCTAAAGCAGTACGTGGTACACACTCCCAGAAACCGAAGAGACAGTACTACAACAAAGCTcttgtatttgttgttgggGGTGGGAATTACCTCGAATACCAAAACTTGCAAGAATGGGCTCATCAGCAAGGTTCTAAAAAGATTGTATACGGCAGCACTGCTATAACTACACCTAGCGCTTTTCTTCAAGAGCTGGCCCAGATTGAGTGA
- the RVB1 gene encoding RuvB family ATP-dependent DNA helicase pontin (similar to Ashbya gossypii AGL119C) gives MVQISEVKDQSSGNTGAVAARTAAHTHIKGLGLDEFGVAKQVEGGFVGQVEAREACGVLVDLIKSKRMSGKAILLAGGPSTGKTALALAITQELGPKVPFCPLVGSELYSAEVKKTETLMENFRRAIGLRIKETKEVYEGEVTELTPEEAENPLGGYGKTISYVVVGLKSAKGTKTLRLDPTIYESIQREKVSVGDVIYIESNSGAVKRVGRSDAYATEFDLEAEEYVPLPKGEVHKKKEIIQDVTLHDLDVANARPQGGQDVISMMGQLMKPKKTEITEKLRHEVNKVVATYIEQGVAELVPGVLFIDEVNMLDIEIFTYLNRALESSIAPIVVLASNRGMNTVRGTDDVVSPHGIPPDLIDRLLIVRTLPYNRQEIRTIIEKRAKVENLDLKEDSLDLLATMGADTSLRYVLQLLSPSGILANSSGRSEILPSDIEEAKLLFLDAKRSTKILESSANYL, from the coding sequence ATGGTGCAGATTAGTGAAGTGAAGGATCAATCAAGTGGCAATACTGGAGCAGTTGCGGCTAGGACGGCGGCTCATACGCACATCAAAGGGCTTGGTTTAGATGAATTTGGTGTTGCGAAGCAGGTGGAGGGGGGTTTTGTTGGACAGGTGGAGGCGCGTGAAGCGTGTGGGGTGCTTGTAGATCTGATCAAGTCCAAGAGGATGTCAGGGAAGGCTATTTTGCTTGCCGGTGGGCCTTCCACTGGTAAGACGGCTTTGGCGCTGGCTATAACTCAGGAATTGGGTCCCAAAGTGCCTTTCTGCCCGTTAGTTGGTTCAGAGCTGTATTCTGCGGAGGTGAAGAAGACGGAGACTCTGATGGAGAATTTCAGACGAGCCATTGGATTGCGGATAAAAGAGACGAAGGAGGTTTATGAAGGTGAGGTAACTGAGTTAACCCCAGAAGAAGCGGAGAATCCATTGGGAGGATATGGCAAGACAATTTCCTATGTAGTTGTTGGGTTGAAGTCTGCAAAGGGAACCAAGACGTTGCGATTAGATCCTACTATTTACGAAAGTATCCAGCGTGAAAAGGTTAGCGTCGGTGATGTAATTTATATTGAGTCCAATTCTGGTGCTGTGAAACGGGTGGGGAGATCTGACGCGTACGCTACTGAATTCGATTTGGAGGCAGAGGAGTACGTTCCGCTGCCCAAAGGTGAAGTGCataagaaaaaggaaattaTTCAAGATGTTACATTGCATGATCTAGATGTGGCGAACGCTAGGCCTCAAGGTGGCCAAGATGTTATCTCTATGATGGGCCAGCTAATGAAACCCAAAAAGACTGAGATCACAGAGAAGTTGAGACACGAAGTAAACAAGGTCGTAGCAACATACATTGAACAAGGTGTGGCTGAGTTGGTGCCGGGTGTTTTGTTCATTGACGAAGTAAACATGTTAGATATTGAAATCTTTACCTATCTAAACAGAGCCCTGGAATCCTCAATTGCTCCAATCGTTGTATTGGCCTCGAATAGAGGGATGAATACTGTTCGTGGTACAGATGATGTAGTTTCTCCCCATGGAATTCCGCCAGATTTGATTGATAGACTACTGATTGTGCGTACTTTGCCATACAACAGACAAGAGATTCGCAcaattattgaaaagaGAGCAAAAGTTGAAAACTTGGATCTTAAAGAAGATAGTTTGGATCTTTTAGCTACAATGGGTGCAGATACCTCTTTACGTTATGTATTGCAGCTATTATCTCCATCAGGAATCTTGGCTAATTCCTCTGGCCGTTCTGAGATTCTTCCCTCGGACATTGAAGAAGCGAAACTTCTGTTTTTGGATGCAAAGAGGTCCACCAAAATCCTAGAATCAAGTGCAAACTATTTGTAA